DNA from Triticum aestivum cultivar Chinese Spring chromosome 7D, IWGSC CS RefSeq v2.1, whole genome shotgun sequence:
GCCAAGATGAGAACTATGCCTACGATTGGTGCCATGATATGAAGAGGCCAATTAGTATGGCTTCCGTACCTTACCACCGAACATTGTGGAAGATGGAGTTGAGGCACGCCACCACAGAGATCGCCATTCTCGGTGAAGTTAAACCCGGTCATGTTTGCAAACACACCCCAAAGTGGAATGTGTCCTTCGAGATGGTTGTGTGACACATCCAGCTCGATCAACGAACTCATATTCGCCATCTCTTCTGGGACTGTTCCAGTCAGATTGTTCCATGAAAGGTACAACTCCTTCAGCCCGGACATGCCTCCGAGCTCCGGAGGTATCCTTCCCGACAATTTGTTGCTCGTCAAGTTCAGCATCTGAAGCCCCTTCAGCTTGCTCAAGGAAGGTGGGATGCTTCCACTAAAGAAGTTGTTGTCCAAACCGAGGAACTCTAAGCTCTGGCAACTACCAAGCTGCTTTGGTATCTCACCGGTCAAGAGGTTTCCCGACAACTTCAGCAGCGCGAGGTTCCCAAGCTTGATGACGTAAGGAGGAAGCGAGCCATCAAGCCGGTTGTTCGATAAGTCCATTGCTTGCGACAACGATGGCAAGTTGAAGAGTTGTCTTGGGACTTCACCTGTGAACGCATTGCTGGAGAGATTGAGAAGAGCCACCTTCTGTAGGTTGCCGAGGGTCAATGGAATTGATCCGCTCAATTCATTGTTGCTAAGCACAAGCCTAAGGAGCTCTGTCAGGCTCCCGATGGAAGATGGCACCGGCCCCGACAACTTGTTCTCCTGCAGCCGTAACTCTGTAAGGTTCTTGAGCTTCCCAATCCCCTCCGGAATGGTGCCGGTGAGGAGATTGGATTCTAGCCCCAAGGTTTGCAGTGCAATGAGGTTCTCAATACCAGATGGAATTGAACCAGATATGCGGTTACCCCCGAGGTTTAGATCCAAAAGCTTCCTCGAGAGGTTGCCGATGGAGTGTGGCATTGTGCCACTGAACTTGTTGTCTTCCAGAGAAAGAATTTCTAGGCTGTTGCACTTTGTCAAACGGTCCAAGAACTCCCAACCGCCGTCTTCATCGGTTGCAGTTAACTTGTTGCCTGACATCTCTAACTTGCTTGGGCATAACGTGCCAATCTCAGAAGGCACGCATCCGTTGAAGCTATTGTTGGAGAGGCTGAGTTGCGTCATGCCTGTGGCATTGGCTAGTGATGCTGGGATCGGCCCAGTCAGGTTGTTCCCACCGAGGAGGAGGACCTGAAGCTTTGTCATCCCAGCTCCTGCGTGTGATGGCAGGCTTCCGGTGAACTCATTGTTAGCGAGGGACATGTCTTCTAACGAGGACATGTTGAAGAATCTTGGTGGGATATCACCGCCCAAGCTGTTTTGGTAGACATTGAGTTCCCGAAGGAGAGCAAGACGGGAGAGGCCTTCGGGGAGGGTGCCTTCCAGAAAGTTCTGGTGTAGCCAGAGGCTATCAAGGTTTGTAAGGTTGCCAAATGATGGTGGGATTCCGCCGGTGAGCAAGTTGTGGTTTAGCCAGAGGGTAGTGAGGTTCGGCAGCGTGCCGAGCCATGCGGGGATGGTGCCGGTGAGGGTGTTATTGTTGAGATAAGCAGTGGCAAGGCTAGTGCAGTTGCGGAGGCTGTCGGGTATCTCCCCGCTCACCCCGCCGTTGTCGCAGAGGCCAAGGTAGCTGAGGCGCCCCAGCCGGCCAAGGCTCGCCGGGATGGCGCCGGAGAGGGCGTTCCGGTTGAGGTCGAGCTTCTCCAGGTAGGTGAGGTTGCCCAAGGAAGGGGAGATGGTCccggtgaggccgaaggacatcaTCCGCAGGGCAGTGACGTGCCCGCGCGTGCAGTTCACCCCTGCCCACCGGCAGAAGTGCGCCGTGCTGTTCCACGACTGGAGCTTGCCCTCCGGATCCGACACGCCGGCCCTGAACGCCCGCAGCGCGTCCCGCTCGGGGTTGCGAATGCTGCTCGCCGCCGCTAGCCATACGGTCAGCAAGAGCAGCAGTAGCAAGGCTCCCACAGGCCGTGCCATGGTTGCCATATCTAGGCTAGCTAGGGTGGACTGCGGGCCGTAGAGTAAGTGATCAAGAAAGCTGGTTGGGTCATGTGTGTCTACAGCTTTGGCTCGCACACAAGTTATATAGGCGTGTTGCCGTGCTGGTGGCAGTGTAAGCGCTGGTGTCTCGGTTTGCCGTGCCGAGTAGGGCTTCCGTGGGGTGACTAGTGGGTGACCCTTTTCTTCACAAGACTCCAGAGGTGTCGATGAATTGATGTCACTAGAGGCTATATTGGCAGGGTATTGACCTGGTTTGCGGTCTTCTTAATTGTACGCATTAGCTGGTGGCTGTCTAAAACAGCGAAGGTTTTGTTCTCATCCTGTGGAAAATCTATACATGTTAGCTGTAGCCTGTAGGCCACGTTTGCAAAAGGCCACTGAAGACCTTCTCTGGAGAAGTGGAAAGTTGAatatgcatagaatttttttggaaattttaGTACGGGAATTTCGGGGCGATACATGCTGCAATGCAAGTCGCAAACAGTGGCATTTTTCTTCCGGCAATCAACATACATGGGACCTTTTTCTTCACAAGACTCCAGAGGTACGGTGTCGACGAAATGATGTTACTACAAGCTATTGTGGCAGTGTGTTGACCTGGTTTGCGGTCTTCTTGTGAGTATTAGCAATGGTTTTGTTCTGTTCCAAAACAGCAATTAATGGTTTTGTTCTATTCATGTGGAAAAGTTCTATTCCACGTTATCGTTTGCCTGTTGCTGTACGTAGGCCATGTTTGCTAAAGGCTACTGATTAGGCCTGACTGGACAAGTGGAAAATGGGAAGACACATCAAAATTTTGTGGAGATTTCAGTACGGGAATCTTGCCGCATTACATGGAGGCTAAAAGTTTTCCATCGTGGTTTGGACTGCTGAACATGTCACGTCCATGTCGAAACTATGGCATTTCTTTCTCGGGAATCATGGCCGTAGCATCTGCAGACATTTGTACATTGGATCTGAAAAATGGGCTCAGATTTAGGACAGATAAAAAGATATTCTCCCTGTACACGGGAGGTCTCATGCATGCATGCCTCGGCCATCTATTTGGTTGGAGATTCGCATGCTTGCATTCTTATCTTGTTTGCGTGTATGGCTTAGTCATTGATTATTTTTGGAGGGGCTCATGGATGCATGTTTTGTGTTTGTCGTGATGAGAACTTTCGAACAAGACCAATCTTGATTATATATACTTCAACAACTTTATTTTTTTTCAGATATTGAAACTTCATAATTCTAACGTCAAGTTTTACCAAAATTCATATGCTTTTAGGGTTTTAGATTCTGGGCTTAGAGCTTTAGTGCTTATGGTTTAGGATTTAGGTTTAAGTTTTCATTTTGAAACTTGCTAAATTTATCATCGTTACAATCAAGTTTTAGTAGTTGAAACTTACATGGCCGCTCGATTTCCCTTGTGATCCGCAAAATCATTGGATTCCCCATGGGGGCACACCAAATTTTAAGTTTCAGTTTCTGAAACTTGTGATTTTGCGTTCGCTCGTACCAAGTTCTAGCAGTTGAAACTTAACGGAGATTTATAAATTCATCAAACGTATtcaaaatggatcttatttgaaagcCTTCGTCACAAGCAACATGAATGTGAATACGAAAAATAAGCTGGATTTGTCGTTCAAAAATATAAAAGATTCAATATTGAAAGTCAAAAGAAAAATTATAGGGGGTGGGATGGGTGGAGTTGCCAAAAGTTGCAAAAGGTTGATTGCATAGGCCATCCAAAATAATCAATGGACTAATTCATGCACAGGACCTCTCGATCGTGCGTGGGAGAAAATCCACTCTCCATGTTGTCGTGGGTTTTACTTCACATATGCTCCCAAATCGCTTACAATActttgttgaaatatctaaaaattgTCTCACTAGATCTTTTGGATGTGCTGTGATTAACTCTGAGCCTTTCATTATGACCCATAACATGAAGAAACATTGCTACTTACTCTTTCACAGCGGTGTAGATGCTATCTTATAGAAATCCCTTATGCCTAAAAGTCTTCACTTTGCAAAACGTGCTCTTCGCATTTGAAGCATGTTAACAGCCCCTACGTAGTTGATATTGTAGATGTGGTCCATATTCGGCATCCTCTCCCTATCACGGAGTAACAATGGACCATAACGGATCACATGCTTATCACCATGACGAACCGATCTCTCTCGAGGACCAACATGACTCAGGCCCGGATCACATCCAGAGTGTTGTTGCCTGAACAACCAACGTCATTCGTTCGTCCTAGTGGAACTAATCTTGCAGTAAGTACGTAATGGCGAAATCGACCCTATACCCTATTTAACGACCAAATAGTAGAGGGTGGTTCTATGGTGCTTACCGTTGATGGAGTCGATGATCCACCCATGGCGTAGACGAGAAGAACGAGACAAAGATAGACGAGACAGAGACGAAGACGAAGGAGACAAGTAGGTCATGATGTTGGAGATTTAACTTGTTAACGCCTAAGcggccaccaccgccgccctcgGTGCCCAGAAATGACGTTGGATTTGTCCTACAGCTGGAGGTGAGCGGGTAACATGGGTGAAGGGTAAGACATATTTTGCACCATCCAGTGCAGATAGAATTTTTGTCTCCCGCCATCTCCTTGTTGAATCCCCCTGCATCGCCTGGCATGaagtgtccccccccccccccccccccccctttgcgcTCTACTCGGCATGGCTCACTGAAAACAACTGATTTGGCTGTTCCTAGTGAGACACGCTCTGGGATACTTCAAAGTTCATATGCGTCCGAGCCAGGCTCTTGTGTACGCAAACAAAGAGGCTTTTTCTGCATCCAGCGAGCCTGTTTGCGTGTGCAAGCAACCAAACGCATCGTTACATTCAGATATGGCCATATTCCCTAGCCTGCCTATGCCTCGCTTAGTGCGAGCTGGAAGGCAGTGTTGCGTCAAGGACGCATATAGTGGGCCGACCCAACAGCGAGTAAGCCATTTCTTTCAATTTTCGTTCGttcattttttcctttttacatttgtttatattttcaaaaaatagTTGAAATACTGACATTCCAAAATTTAAATTTACTAAATTTTCTttcaaatcatgaatttgaaaaatgttaacatAGTGTAGAAAATTGATAACATCGATATGATTCCAAAATATTGtgacatttaaaatgtttaatacATATTAAAGAAATCTTTAAACACATATATTTGAAatttgttaatcatgtatttgaaaaacgtTAAATTTGTATAAAAATGTTTTGATGTATAATAAAATGTAAAATGTGTCTGAAAAAAGTTGACAACATATAGTTAAGAAATTTTTAATCATGTATTTTGAAAATATTAAAGATGTATGAACAAATGCGCATTTTGTATGAGAAAAATGTACAAGATGTGTGAAAACAAGTTGACATCAAACCATGGTAATTatggatttgaaaaatgttaaagggATATAAAAATATTGGTGAAATAACGAAGACCGCCACTGATCGGCACCACCCGTGGGACATGGCGCGTCCTACTCCCATTCGAACAATCGCTGCGGTGACTAGTCGAACAATCCCAGCCCCACAGAAAATCCCCGTAAAA
Protein-coding regions in this window:
- the LOC123169880 gene encoding receptor kinase-like protein Xa21, encoding MATMARPVGALLLLLLLTVWLAAASSIRNPERDALRAFRAGVSDPEGKLQSWNSTAHFCRWAGVNCTRGHVTALRMMSFGLTGTISPSLGNLTYLEKLDLNRNALSGAIPASLGRLGRLSYLGLCDNGGVSGEIPDSLRNCTSLATAYLNNNTLTGTIPAWLGTLPNLTTLWLNHNLLTGGIPPSFGNLTNLDSLWLHQNFLEGTLPEGLSRLALLRELNVYQNSLGGDIPPRFFNMSSLEDMSLANNEFTGSLPSHAGAGMTKLQVLLLGGNNLTGPIPASLANATGMTQLSLSNNSFNGCVPSEIGTLCPSKLEMSGNKLTATDEDGGWEFLDRLTKCNSLEILSLEDNKFSGTMPHSIGNLSRKLLDLNLGGNRISGSIPSGIENLIALQTLGLESNLLTGTIPEGIGKLKNLTELRLQENKLSGPVPSSIGSLTELLRLVLSNNELSGSIPLTLGNLQKVALLNLSSNAFTGEVPRQLFNLPSLSQAMDLSNNRLDGSLPPYVIKLGNLALLKLSGNLLTGEIPKQLGSCQSLEFLGLDNNFFSGSIPPSLSKLKGLQMLNLTSNKLSGRIPPELGGMSGLKELYLSWNNLTGTVPEEMANMSSLIELDVSHNHLEGHIPLWGVFANMTGFNFTENGDLCGGVPQLHLPQCSVVRYGSHTNWPLHIMAPIVGIVLILAILLAIYLCYKRNSRHTKATAPDILDASNYQRVSYAELAKATNGFADANLIGAGKFGSVYLGVLPLDDNGTLESVPVAVKVFDLQQVGASKTFLSECEALRSIRHRNLIRIITCCSSIDGRGDDFKALVFELMPNYSLDRWLHPTPEALKNVGSLTAIQRLNIAVDIADALHYLHSNCVPPIIHCDLKPSNILLSKDMTACIGDFGLAKLLLDPGIHDTMNSESTIGIRGTIGYVAAEYGTTGKVSTHGDVYSFGITLLEIFSGRSPTDDIFRDGLTLQGFVGMAFPGRIEEVLDATLLATKEFDGDSGVSVQDCLVSAVRVGLSCTRAAQYERMSMRDAAAELRAIRDACVRA